CCTGGTCCAGCAGGCCAGCACCATGGACGGCGCGGCCCACCGAGCAGCCCAACTCGCCCTGGGAGGGCACTGACATGGCAATCTTCCTGACCAAGGAGAGCAAGGTACTCGTCCAGGGCATGACCGGGGCCGAGGGCATGAAGCACACCCGGCGGATGCTCGTGGCGGGCACCCAGATCGTCGGCGGCGTCAACCCGCGCAAGGCGGGCCGGACCGTGGACCTCGACGACCGGGCGATCCCGGTCTTCGGCTCCGTACGGGAAGGGATCGACGCCACCGGAGCGGACGTCACGGTCGTCTTCGTGCCGCCGCCCTTCGCCAAGGCGGCGGTCATCGAGGCGATCGACGCGGGGATCGGCCTGGCAGTCGTCATCACCGAGGGCATCCCGGTCCACGACGCGGTCGCCTTCCACGCCCACGCGCGACGGAGCGGCACGCGCGTCATCGGCCCCAACTGCCCGGGTGTGATCAGCCCCGGCCAGTCGAACGCGGGCATCATCCCCGCGGACATCGCCACCCGCCCGGGCCGCATCGGCCTCGTCTCCAAGTCGGGCACCCTCACCTACCAGTTGATGCACGAACTCCGCGAGACGGGCTTCTCCTCGGCCGTCGGCATCGGCGGCGACCCGGTCATCGGCACCACCCACATCGACTGCCTCACGGCCTTCGAGAACGACCCGGACACCGAACTGATCGTCCTGATCGGGGAGATCGGCGGCGACGCGGAGGAACGGGCGGCGGCCCACATCGCGGCGCACATCACGAAGCCGGTGATCGGCTACATCGCCGGCTTCACGGCGCCCGAGGGCAAGACGATGGGCCACGCGGGCGCCATCGTCTCCGGCTCGTCGGGCACGGCCGAGGCGAAGAGGAAGGCGCTGGAAGCGGCGGGAGTACAGGTCGGCACGACCCCGACGGAAACGGCAAGGCTGGTCCTGGCCCTGCTGAACAACTGACCACCACGCCAGGCCACCTGTCAGCTGCCCCAGCTCGCACACCGCACCTGGGCACTATCACCCGCCAGGCACCCACCCCGCCCGCACCCCTGGGCACCTTCGGCCCGTCAGGCGCCCACCCCTCGCCGCTGGGCACTTTCAGCCGGTCAGGCGCCCACCCCTCGCCGCTGGGCACTTTCAGCCCGTCCGGCGTTTGAGGACCGGGGTCCGGGGCGGCGCCCCGGTTACGGGAAGGGGCGGGTAGGGGAACAGGCCCGCCGCAGGCGCCCCCACCCGCACCGCCCCACGCACCCGCACCCGCACCCGCACCACCACCCCGCCCCGACCGTGCACCGAGAGCGGAGACCCCATGACACGCCCAACACCCACACCGGCACATGCCACCCAAACCCCCACCCCCACCCCCACCCCCACCCCCACCCCCACCCTCGCCCTCAAACCCCGCACAGCCTGGACCGACGCCTGGCAGCGCTGCCTCACCGCCGCCCCCGAGGCGTTCCAGGACGACCACGTCCGTAACCTCTGGCAGGCCACCTGGCACCCCGACGGCCGCACCCTCCCCGCCACCAGCCCCATCGACAACACCCCCATCGCCGGACCGCCCCGCCTGGACGCGGTCACCGCCCAGCACGCGGTACGCGCCTCGCTCGACCAGCACCGCGCCTGGCGCCACGTCCCGCTGCCCGAACGCCGGGCCCGCGTATCGGCGACCCTCGATGCCCTCACCGAGCACCGCGAGCTCCTCGCCCTGCTCCTGGTCTGGGAGATCGGCAAGCCCTGGCGCCTCGCCCAGGCAGACGTCGACCGGGCCATCGACGGTGTGCGCTGGTACGTCGACCACATCGACCGGATGCTCGACGGCCGCACCCCGCTCCCCGGCCCGGTCTCCAACATCGCCAGCTGGAACTACCCGATGTCGGTGCTGGTGCACGCCATGCTCGTACAGGCGCTGGCCGGCAACGCGGTGATCGCCAAGACCCCCACCGACGGCGGTGTCGCCTGCCTCACCCTGGCCTGTGCGCTCGCCGCCCGCGAAGGCGTCCCCCTCACCCTCCTCAGCGGCAGCGGCAGCGAACTCTCGGCGCCCCTCGTCCGCTCGCCCGAGATCGGCTGCGTCTCCTTCGTCGGCGGCCGGGACACCGGCGCCCGTATCGCGACGGCCGTGGCCGACCTCGGCAAACGCCACATCCTGGAACAGGAGGGCCTGAACACCTGGGGCATCTGGAACTTCACGGACTGGCCCGCCCTCACCGCCGTAGTCCCCAAGCTCTTCGACTACGGCAAACAGCGCTGCACGGCCTACCCCCGCTTCGTCGTCCAGCGCACCCTGTTCGCCGACTTCCTGGCCGCGTACCTCCCCGCCGTACGCTCCCTCCGCACGGGCCACCCCCTCGCGGTGGAGCACCCGTCCGACCCCCTGCCCGCCCTGGACTTCGGTCCGCTCATCAATGCGGCGAAGGCCAAGGAACTCGCGGACCAGGTCACCGAAGCCATCGACAGGGGCGCCGTGCCGCTCCACCGGGGCCGCGAGGCGGACGCCCGCTTCCTCCCCGGCCAGGACACGAGCGCGTACCTCCACCCGGTCACGCTCCTCAACCCGCCCCCGTCCTCCCCGCTCCACCACGCGGAACCCTTCGGCCCGGTCGACACGATCGTCCTGGTCGACACCGAGGCGGAACTCCTGGCGGCCATGAACGCCTCGAACGGCGCGCTGGTCGCCACCCTCTCCACCGACGACCCGGCCACGTACGCACGCCTGGCCCCGCAGATCCGCGCGTTCAAGACCGGCCACGGCGCACCCCGTTCCCGAGGCGACCGCGACGAGCTCTTCGGCGGCTTCGGCGCCTCCTGGCGCGGTGCCTTCGTGGGCGGCGAACTCCTCGTCCGGGCCGTCACCGAAGGCCCCGCCACGGAGAGGCTCCCGGGCAACTTCCCGGACCACCACCTCATGCCGTAACGCCCGGCCCGACCGGCCCGGCCCGGCCCGTCAGCCGATCCCCTGATGGTCCGGGTACAGGGCGAACTCCCGCTCGGCCGCCTCCGGCACCGTGCGCTCCACCGCCTGCACCAGGAGCGCACGGTGCCGGACCAGCGGCTTCCTGCGGCTCTCGGGGGCCAGCAGCATCAGGTCACCGATCCCGGCCAGCAGCCGCCGCGATACCTGCGGACTGCCGACCGAGCACCAGCGGATCTCCTCGAAGGCGAGGTCCACCAGGTCCGTCCAGCCCGGCACGTCCTGGACGAGCCGGACCTCCCCCCGGCCGTCCCGGTGGTGCACGGTCCCGAGCGGTCTGCCGACCACGGCCGCCAGGAACTGCACGATCCGGTCCAGGCACTGCACGGCGGTCGTCGGATCGTTCACGGCCGTCGACAGGGCACGCAGCGCGATGTCCGACAGTTGGCGCAGCCCGAACGCCAGATCCTGGTGAAGCGTGCGCTCGACCCCGACGGAGATCGTGTAC
The Streptomyces sp. NBC_00234 DNA segment above includes these coding regions:
- the sucD gene encoding succinate--CoA ligase subunit alpha, with product MAIFLTKESKVLVQGMTGAEGMKHTRRMLVAGTQIVGGVNPRKAGRTVDLDDRAIPVFGSVREGIDATGADVTVVFVPPPFAKAAVIEAIDAGIGLAVVITEGIPVHDAVAFHAHARRSGTRVIGPNCPGVISPGQSNAGIIPADIATRPGRIGLVSKSGTLTYQLMHELRETGFSSAVGIGGDPVIGTTHIDCLTAFENDPDTELIVLIGEIGGDAEERAAAHIAAHITKPVIGYIAGFTAPEGKTMGHAGAIVSGSSGTAEAKRKALEAAGVQVGTTPTETARLVLALLNN
- a CDS encoding aldehyde dehydrogenase family protein is translated as MTRPTPTPAHATQTPTPTPTPTPTPTLALKPRTAWTDAWQRCLTAAPEAFQDDHVRNLWQATWHPDGRTLPATSPIDNTPIAGPPRLDAVTAQHAVRASLDQHRAWRHVPLPERRARVSATLDALTEHRELLALLLVWEIGKPWRLAQADVDRAIDGVRWYVDHIDRMLDGRTPLPGPVSNIASWNYPMSVLVHAMLVQALAGNAVIAKTPTDGGVACLTLACALAAREGVPLTLLSGSGSELSAPLVRSPEIGCVSFVGGRDTGARIATAVADLGKRHILEQEGLNTWGIWNFTDWPALTAVVPKLFDYGKQRCTAYPRFVVQRTLFADFLAAYLPAVRSLRTGHPLAVEHPSDPLPALDFGPLINAAKAKELADQVTEAIDRGAVPLHRGREADARFLPGQDTSAYLHPVTLLNPPPSSPLHHAEPFGPVDTIVLVDTEAELLAAMNASNGALVATLSTDDPATYARLAPQIRAFKTGHGAPRSRGDRDELFGGFGASWRGAFVGGELLVRAVTEGPATERLPGNFPDHHLMP